The sequence CCCTGGCGATTGTTCACCAGCGGTTTTCGACCAACACTTTCCCCGAGTGGCGGCTGGCGCACCCTTACCGGATGGTGGCCCACAACGGCGAAATCAACACGGTCAAGGGCAACTTCAACTGGATGCGGGCCCGCGAGAGCGTGCTGCAAAGCCCGGTATTTGGGGACGACCTCGCCAAGCTGTTCCCGATTTCGTTTGAGGGCGAGTCGGACACCGCCACCTTCGACAACGTGCTGGAACTGCTGACGCTCAGCGGCTATCCGATGGCGCAGGCCGCCATGATGATGATTCCGGAAGCCTGGGAAGGGGACGGGACCATCAGTGACGAACGCCGCGCCTTTTACGAGTACCACGCCGCCATGCTGGAACCCTGGGACGGCCCCGCCGCGATGGTGTTTACCGACGGCCAGCAGGTGGGCGCCATGCTGGACCGCAACGGCCTGCGCCCGGCCCGCTACCTGGAAACCAGAAGCGGCCTGGTGGTGCTGGCGTCCGAAACCGGCGTGCTGCCGATTCCCGACAGCGACATCGTGCGCAAGTGGCGACTGCAGCCGGGCCGGATGTTCCTGATCGACTTCGAGCAGGGCCGGATTATCGAGGACGACGAGCTGAAATCGCAGGTTGCGCTGGCCAAGCCCTACCGCCAGTGGGTGCAGAACACCCGCTTCCGTCTGGACGCCTCGGACGTGACCGGCGAGGTGGACGAGTTTGCGGAGCCGCTGATTCGCCGCCAGCAGGCGTTCGGCTACACGCAAGAAGACCTGAAGTTCCTGATGGGGCCGATGGCCGAGCGGGGCGAAGAGGGCATCGGGAGCATGGGCAACGACTCGCCGCTGGCGGTGCTGTCTGGGCGCGACAAGCCGCTGTACTCCTACTTCAAGCAGCTGTTCGCGCAGGTGACCAATCCGCCGATTGACCCCATCCGCGAGTCGGTGGTCATGAGCCTGCTGTCCTACGTGGGGCCGCGCCCGGGCCTGCTGGACATCAACACGGTGAATCCGCCGATGTGCCTGGAAGTCAGCCAGCCGGTTCTGGACTTCGACGACATGGCGCGGCTGCGCTCTATTGAGGGCCACACGCGGGGCAAGTTCCGCGCCTTCGACCTGGACATCACCTACCCGGCGGCGTGGGGGTCACGCGGCATCGAGGCCAAGCTGGCAACAGTGAATGCCTGGGCCGCCGACGCGGTGCAAAGCGGGCATAACATCATCATCCTGACCGACAAGCGGGTGGGCAAGGACCGCGCCCCGATTCCGGCGCTGCTGGCCCTGAGCAGCGTCCACAGCCACCTGGTCGCCCGTGGCCTGCGGATGAAGGTCGGCCTGGTGGTCGAAACCGGCGACGCCCGCGAGGTCCATCATTTCGCCGCACTGGCGGGCTACGGCGCCGAGGCCATTCATCCTTATCTGGCGCTGGAAACGGTGGCTGCGCTGGCGCAGGGCCTGGAGGTGGTGCCCGGACTGGAGGGGGTAGAAGGACTCAGCCCCCAGCAGGCGATTCAGAACTATGTCAGGGCCATCGGCAAGGGCCTGAGCAAAATCATGTCCAAGATGGGCGTGAGCACCTTCCGCTCCTACTGCGGGGCGGGACTGTTCGAGGCGCTGGGGCTCAAGCAGGAGTTCGTAGACTGCTACTTCTACGGCACGGCCAGCCGGGTGGGCGGTATCGGGCTGGAAGAGGTGGCCGAAGAAGCGCTGCGGATTCACGCCCGCGCCTTCCGCGACGAGCAGGAGCTGGAGCACCTGCTGGACCCCGGCGGCGAGTACGCCTGGCGGGTGCGCGGCGAAGCCCACCTGTGGAGCCCCAGCGCCGTCGCCAACTTGCAGCGCGGCGTGCGCAGCGGCGAATACAGCAGCTACCGCGAGTACGCTCAGGAAATCAACGACCAGAGCCGGCAGCTGATGACGCTGCGCGGCCTGTTCGAGATTCGCAGTGACCGTGAAGCCATCCCGCTGGACGAGGTGGAACCGGCCAGCGAGATTGTCAGGCGCTTTGCCACCGGGGCCATGAGCCTGGGCAGCATCTCCACCGAGGCGCACGCGGCGCTGGCGGTCGCCATGAACCGTATCGGCGGTATGAGCAACACCGGCGAGGGCGGCGAGGACCCGGCCCGCTACCTGGCCGAGATGCGCGGCGAGGTGCTGGGCGAGGGCCAGACACTGGCCAGCGTGGTCGGGGCGGCGCAGGTGCAGAGCGACTACCCCCTGCAGGCCGGAGACTCGCTGCGCTCCAAAATCAAGCAGATCGCTTCCGGGCGCTTCGGCGTCACGGCAGGCTACCTGGTCAGTGCCGACCAGATTCAGCTGAAGATGGCCCAGGGCGCCAAGCCCGGCGAGGGCGGGCAGCTTCCGGGCGGCAAGGTGAGCGAGTACATCGGCTACCTGCGCCACAGCGTGCCGGGCGTGGGCCTGATTTCGCCGCCCCCGCACCACGACATCTACTCGATTGAGGACCTCGCGCAGCTGATCCACGACATGAAAAATGTCAATCCACGCGCCTATATTTCGGTCAAGCTGGTCTCGGAAGTGGGCGTGGGCACGGTGGCGGCCGGCGTCGCCAAGGCCAAGGCCGACCACATCGTGATTTCGGGCTATGACGGCGGCACAGGCGCTTCGCCGCTGAGCTCCATCAAGCACACCGGCACCCCCTGGGAGCTGGGCCTGGCCGAAACCCAGCAGACGCTGGTGCTCAACGGCCTGCGTGACCGCGTGCGCCTGCAAACCGACGGGCAGATGAAGACGGGGCGCGACGTGGTCATTGCAGCGCTACTGGGCGCCGACGAGTACGGTTTCGCCACGGCGCCGCTGGTGGCCGAGGGCTGCATCATGATGCGCAAATGCCACCTGAACACCTGTCCGGTGGGGGTGGCCACCCAGGACCCGGTGCTCAGAAAGCGCTTTACCGGCAAGCCGGAGCATGTGGTGAACTTCTTCTTCTTCGTGGCCGAGGAGGTGCGCGCCCTGCTGGCCGAACTGGGTTACGCCCGGCTAGACGACCTGATCGGGCGCAGTGACCTGCTGGACGTGCGGGCGGGCATAGACCACTGGAAAGCGCAGGGCCTGGATTTCAGCCGCGTGTTCTACCGCGTGGAGCGGCCCGGCCAGCAGGGCCGCCACTGCGAAGCGCAGGACCACGGCCTGGAGGGCGCACTGGACTGGGAACTGATTCGCAAGTGCGGGCCAGCGATTCAGCGCGGCGAGCCGGTGCGCTTCTCGCAGTCGGTCCGCAACGTGAACCGCAGCGTGGGCATCATGCTTTCCGGCGAGGTGGTGCGCTGCAGTCCGCCTGGGCTGCCGGACGGCACCATTCACGTGCAGCTGGAAGGCACCAGCGGCCAGAGCTTCGGCGGCTTTCTGCCTGCGGGCGTGACCTTTGACCTCGTGGGCGACGCGGGCGACTTCGTGGGCAAGGGCCTGAGCGGCGGGCGCATTATCGTGCGGCCCCCGCTGGGACTGCGCAGCTCCGCTGCAGAAAACATCATCGTCGGCAACACTGTGCTGTATGGAGCCACAGGCGGCGAGGCGTATTTCCGTGGCGTGGCGGGCGAACGCTTCGCCGTGCGGCTGAGCGGCGCCGCGGCGGTGGTCGAAGGGGTAGGCGACCACGGCTGCGAGTACATGACCGGCGGCACTGCCGTGGTTCTGGGCCGCACCGGGCGCAACTTCGCAGCCGGGATGAGCGGCGGCGTGGCCTATGTCTACGACGAGGACGGCACCTTTGAGCAGCGCTGCAATCTGAACATGGTCTCGCTCAGCCCTGTGAACAGCGCCGAGGAGCAGCTGCGCACGGCCTCAGCGCACACCCTGCATGAGGGCGTGCCTGACGAAACCCTGCTGCGGCGCCTGCTGGAGCAGCACCACCGCCTGACCGGGTCGCCCAAGGCCATGGCGCTGCTGGGCAACTGGGCGCAGGCCCGCGGGCACTTCGTGCGGGTGATGCCGCACGAGTACGCCCGCGCCCTGAGTGAGCGCCCCGCGCCCACGGGCAGCGAGACCGCTGCCCGTGCGGGCACGCTGCAGAGCGCCGATACCGTGAGCATGCAAAGCGGGCCTGCCGAGCGCGGCGGCCAGGGCACGCTGGTCAAGTAACCCCCCCGTCCATCACCCTTCAGGAGGCACCCCATGAGCAAAATCACCGGATTTCTGGAACAGGGCCGCGTGTCCGAGCCCTACGCCCCGGCTCAGGAGCGCGTCGCCTACAGCGGCGAGTTCGTGCGTCCGCTGGACGCGGCTCAGGCGCGGCTTCAGGCCGTGCGCTGCATGGACTGCGGGATTCCCTTTTGCAGCGGGGGTTGCCCTGTCCACAACATCATCCCCGACTTCAACAATCTGGTGTACCAGGATGACTGGAAAGACGCCCTGGAAAACCTGCATAGCACCAACAATTTCCCCGAGTTCACGGGCCGGGCCTGCCCTGCGCCGTGCGAAGCGGCCTGCGTGCTGAACATCTCGGACGACCCGGTGGGCATCAAATCCATCGAGCTGAGCATCATCGAGCGCGGCTGGCAAGAAGGCTGGGTGCGCCCCGAGCCCCCCGCCGAGCTGAGCGGCCACGCCGTGGCGGTGGTGGGGAGTGGACCGGCCGGCCTGGCCGCCGCCCAGCAGCTGGCGCGCGCCGGGCACCGCGTCACCGTGTTCGAGAAGAATGACCGCATCGGCGGCCTGCTGCGCTACGGTATTCCCGATTTCAAGCTGGAAAAGCGCCACATTGACCGCCGCGTGGAGCAGATGGAGGCCGAGGGTGTCACCTTCCGCACGGGCGTGCTGGTGGGCGAATGGAAAGAGAGCAGCGGCGTGGTGAACCTCAGCCGTAAGGTGGTCACGCCGGCTGAGCTGCGCGCACAGTTCGGGGCCGTGCTGCTGGCCGGCGGCGCCGAAGCGCCCCGCGAGCTGGAGCTGCCAGGCCGCGACCTGGCCGGCATTCACCACGCGATGCAGTTTCTGACCGCCCACAACCGCAACGTGGCCGGTGACGCGGTGGCCGGAGCCCCGTCGGCGCAGGGCAAGCAGGTGGTGGTGATTGGCGGGGGAGACACCGGCAGCGACTGTATCGGCACCAGCTGGCGCCAGGGCGCGGCGGGCGTCACGCAGTTCATCCGCCGCCCGGACCTGCCCGGACCGGACCGGCTGCTCACCTGGCCCGACATGCCGCTCACCGCCGTCTACAGCAGCAGTCACGAGGAGGGCGGCGAGCGGGCTTTCGCGACCGTTCCCAAAGAATTTGTAGGCGAGGGAGGCCGGGTGACGGGGGTACGCACCGTACAGGCCGGGCTGCAGGGAGGGCAGCTGGCAGAAGTGCCCGGCACCGAGCGGGTCTACCCGGCCGACCTGGTGCTGCTTGCCATCGGCTTCGAGCGGCCGGTGGCGCATCTGCTGGAATCGTTCGGGGTGGCGCAGGACCGGCGCGGCCACGCCCTGGCCGGCGACGGCGAAGTGGGCGGCTACGTCACCAGCGTGCCCGGCGTGTTCGCGGCCGGCGACGTGCGGCGCGGCGCTTCCCTGATCGTGTGGGCCATCCGCGAGGGCCGGCAGGCGGCCCGCGCCATCGACCAGTTCCTGATGGGGGAAAGCCGGCTGCCGCGCTAGCATCGGGAACGTGACCGACGCTGCTGCTGCCCGCCCGCCCGTCCTTCTCTCGCCCAGCCTGCTGGCCTGCGATTTCGCCCGGCTGGGCGAGGAACTGCACACCCTGGAGCAGGCCGGCGTGCCCTGGGCGCATGTGGATGTGATGGACGGAATGTTCGTGCCCAACATCTCCTTCGGGCTGCCGATTCTGGCGGCGGCGCGGCGGGTGTCCCCCCTCTACATGGACGTTCACCTGATGATTGAGCAGCCGGAGCGCTACCTACGCGACTTTGCCGAAGCGGGCGCAGACGGGCTGACCGTGCAGGTCGAAAGCACCCGCCACATTCACCGCGCTGTGGGCCAGATTCGGGAACTCGGCAAGCGGGCGGGCGTCACGCTCAACCCTGGCACGCCGCTGGAAGCCATTCGCCCCGTGCTGGCCGACGTGGACCTGGTGCTGGTGATGAGTGTGAACCCCGGCTTTGGCGGGCAGAAGTTCATCCCCGCGAGCGTGGAACGGGTGCGCGAGGTGCGGCGGATGCTGGACGACATCGGCTCGCAGGCCGACTTGCAGGTGGACGGCGGCGTGACCGCGCAGAATGCCCGTGCCCTGGTAGACGCTGGGGCCACCAACCTCGTGGCAGGCAGCGCCATTTTCGGGGCCGAAGGCGGCGCAGCGGCAGGTGTGCAGGCGTTCCGGGACGCCCTGGCATGAGCCGCCGCCTGAGCGTCAGCCTGCTGCCCACACTGCTCCCGCCGCAAGCTGCAGGGACCGCGCTGGTGATAGACGTGCTGCGGGCCACCACCACCGCCACCACTTTTCTGGAACATGGCGCGGCAGCAGTGATGTTCGCACCTGACATCGCCACAGCGCACGCGGCACGCCAGAGCGTGGGCGAAAATGTGCGGCTGGCGGGCGAGCGCGGCGGCGTGCGGGTAGAGGGCTTCGACCTCGGCAACAGCCCGCTGGACGCGGCGGCGCAGGACTGGACGGGGCACACTGTCGTCATGAACACCACCAACGGCACGGGCGCGGCCCACCTCGCGGCCCGCCACGCCGAGCGGGTGCTGCTGGCCTGCCTGCGGAACGCCCCGGCAGCGGCGGCCCGTGCGCTGGAATCGGACGGCGATATCAGCATCATCTGCGCGGGTACCGATGGGCAGGTCAGCCTGGACGACTGCTTTACGGCGGGCGTGCTGGTGGGTGAGTTTCTGCGCCTGGGCGAGTTCCTGCCTAACGACTCGGCGCAGATGACCCTCGCCCTGCTGGACCGCTGGCCTGACCCTTTGGCCGCACTGGAAGCCAGCCGCCACGGTCAGCGCCTGCTGCACCTGGGCGACACCCGCGCTGACCTGGCCGACCTCGCCCGCGACGTGGCCTTTTGCGCCGAGCTGGGCGTGAGCGACTGCGTGCCCGAGTTGCGTGAGCAGGTGGCAGACGGTCTGGTGTTTCGCTAAGCGGCAGCCCGGCACCCTCTACACTGAGCTCCATGACCGAGCTGCCTGCCGACCTCACCCTGCCCGAAGTGACCGACCCCGCCAGCGTGGACTGGCAGAGCATTCCCAGCCCCGCCTTCGTGCTGGACGAAAGCAGATTGCGCCGCAACCTGGCGCTGATTTCCTACGTGCAGGAGAAAAGCGGCGCACAGATTATCGTGGCGTTCAAGGGCTTTTCCATGTGGAGCACTTTTCCCATACTGCGCGAGTACGGCATCACCGGAGCTACCGCCAGCAGCCTCAACGAAGTGATTCTGGCCGACGAGGAGATGCAGGGAGAGGTCCACGCCTACGCTCCTGCCTACTCGGAGGAGGACTTTCCCGAAATCCTGCGCCGCTCGGACCACATCGTGTTCAACTCTGTGCAGCAGTGGGAGCGCTTCGCGGAGCAAGTGGAGGCGACCCGCCAGGAAGGCCGCACCATCCACGCCGGCATCCGCGTGAACCCCGAGTACGCCGAAGTCGAAACCGACCTGTACAACCCCGCTGGTCCCTTCTCGCGCCTCGGCGTGACCCGCCGCGAGTTCCCGGACACCCTGCCCGCCGGCATTGACGGGCTGCACTTTCATACGCTGTGCGAGAAAGACTCCGACACGCTGGAGCGCACGCTGGAAGTGCTGGAAGAAAAATTCGGTGAGTTTTTGGCCTCCGAGCAAATCAAATGGGTCAACTTCGGCGGCGGCCACCTGATGACCCGCGAGGGCTACGACATCGAGCGCCTGATTCGGGTGGTGCGGGCGTTCCGCGAGAAATGGAACGTGCATGTGATTCTGGAACCGGGCAGCGCTTTCGGCTGGCAGACGGGCTGGCTGGTGAGCAGCGTGCTGGACGTGGTCCACAACGTGAAAGACGCGGTGCTGCTGGACGTGTCGGTCTCGGCCCACATGCCCGACGTGCTGGAAATGCCCTACCGCCCCCGCATCCTTGGCGCGGGTGACCCGCCCAGCGACGACCACCGCGAGGCCGAGGACGTGCCCGCAGGTCATCCCTACATCATCGGCGGCACCACTTGCCTGGCGGGCGACGTGGTGGGCGAATATGTCTTCCCGCAGCCGCTGAAGGTCGGCAGCCGTGTCGTGTTCGACGACATGATTCACTACACGATGGTCAAGACCACCTTTTTCAACGGGGTCAAGCATCCCGACATCGGCATCCTGCACGCGGACGGCAGCTACGAGCGGGTGAAGGTCTTTGGGTACGAAGAGTTCAAAGCCAAGTTGAGCTGATGGGAGATGGTTGATGGAAAAGGCGTAATGAGCGCAGGCTCTGCCTATCCATCAACCATTAGCCCAGCGGAATCATCTACCCTCTACACTGTTGCCATGCCCCGCAACCCCGAATTCCGCCGCCGCATCTTGGAACTGGTGGCCCAGATTCCCAGAGGCAAAGTGATGACCTACGGCCAGCTCGCGCTGCTGGCGGGGCAGCCTGGGGCAGCGCGGCAGGCGGGGTATGTCATGAACAGCTTGCAGGGCACCGAGCACGGCCTGCCCTGGCAGCGGGTGGTGAACGCGCAGGGCCGCGTCAGCACCGGCAAAATCGGCCTGGGCGACCTGCAACTGGCCCTGCTCATCAATGACGGGGTGGAATTCGACAGCAGCGGGCGGCTGGACCTCGCAGCGCGGCAGTGGTGGCCGCCAGAAACCCCCCAGGCCGCCTCGGCCTCTCTGTTCACCGAATAAGAGGGGCGAAGTGGCCCTCCCGGACCGACCGGTCAGCGCGCTATTCTGTAGCACATGACGACTCTCAAAGCACGCATGACCCAGGGCAACGTGGTGTCCTGGCTCACCGGCATCCTTCTCGGCCTGGTTCTGGGGGTCGCCCTGCTGATTGTGACCAACGCAGGTGCTCCTTCGGCCAAGGACCCCGTCGAAGGTGGCGTGGCCGTCACCGCTGATGCCAGCGCCAACGAAGCGGCCCAGAAGGGCAATACTCCTGAAACGGCTGGCATCAGCCAGGGCAGCCAGGGCGGCGTGTCCGACAGC is a genomic window of Deinococcus proteolyticus MRP containing:
- a CDS encoding glutamate synthase-related protein, with protein sequence MSQPSHFLSQLQQAQKHGLYSGREHDACGIGMVAQKHGRRSHDIVTQALLILKNLDHRGAVGADPLMGDGAGILIQIPDAFYRAEMAQQGVELPAEGDYGVGMVFLPKEIAARRACEQEMERAIAAEGQVLLGWRDVPVSREMPMSPAVRETEPVIRQVFIGAGPDTLVPDALERKLYVIRRRASNAVMNLNFRHGQEYYVPSMSCRTVIYKGLLLAGQVGEYYLDLQRPELVSALAIVHQRFSTNTFPEWRLAHPYRMVAHNGEINTVKGNFNWMRARESVLQSPVFGDDLAKLFPISFEGESDTATFDNVLELLTLSGYPMAQAAMMMIPEAWEGDGTISDERRAFYEYHAAMLEPWDGPAAMVFTDGQQVGAMLDRNGLRPARYLETRSGLVVLASETGVLPIPDSDIVRKWRLQPGRMFLIDFEQGRIIEDDELKSQVALAKPYRQWVQNTRFRLDASDVTGEVDEFAEPLIRRQQAFGYTQEDLKFLMGPMAERGEEGIGSMGNDSPLAVLSGRDKPLYSYFKQLFAQVTNPPIDPIRESVVMSLLSYVGPRPGLLDINTVNPPMCLEVSQPVLDFDDMARLRSIEGHTRGKFRAFDLDITYPAAWGSRGIEAKLATVNAWAADAVQSGHNIIILTDKRVGKDRAPIPALLALSSVHSHLVARGLRMKVGLVVETGDAREVHHFAALAGYGAEAIHPYLALETVAALAQGLEVVPGLEGVEGLSPQQAIQNYVRAIGKGLSKIMSKMGVSTFRSYCGAGLFEALGLKQEFVDCYFYGTASRVGGIGLEEVAEEALRIHARAFRDEQELEHLLDPGGEYAWRVRGEAHLWSPSAVANLQRGVRSGEYSSYREYAQEINDQSRQLMTLRGLFEIRSDREAIPLDEVEPASEIVRRFATGAMSLGSISTEAHAALAVAMNRIGGMSNTGEGGEDPARYLAEMRGEVLGEGQTLASVVGAAQVQSDYPLQAGDSLRSKIKQIASGRFGVTAGYLVSADQIQLKMAQGAKPGEGGQLPGGKVSEYIGYLRHSVPGVGLISPPPHHDIYSIEDLAQLIHDMKNVNPRAYISVKLVSEVGVGTVAAGVAKAKADHIVISGYDGGTGASPLSSIKHTGTPWELGLAETQQTLVLNGLRDRVRLQTDGQMKTGRDVVIAALLGADEYGFATAPLVAEGCIMMRKCHLNTCPVGVATQDPVLRKRFTGKPEHVVNFFFFVAEEVRALLAELGYARLDDLIGRSDLLDVRAGIDHWKAQGLDFSRVFYRVERPGQQGRHCEAQDHGLEGALDWELIRKCGPAIQRGEPVRFSQSVRNVNRSVGIMLSGEVVRCSPPGLPDGTIHVQLEGTSGQSFGGFLPAGVTFDLVGDAGDFVGKGLSGGRIIVRPPLGLRSSAAENIIVGNTVLYGATGGEAYFRGVAGERFAVRLSGAAAVVEGVGDHGCEYMTGGTAVVLGRTGRNFAAGMSGGVAYVYDEDGTFEQRCNLNMVSLSPVNSAEEQLRTASAHTLHEGVPDETLLRRLLEQHHRLTGSPKAMALLGNWAQARGHFVRVMPHEYARALSERPAPTGSETAARAGTLQSADTVSMQSGPAERGGQGTLVK
- a CDS encoding glutamate synthase subunit beta, coding for MSKITGFLEQGRVSEPYAPAQERVAYSGEFVRPLDAAQARLQAVRCMDCGIPFCSGGCPVHNIIPDFNNLVYQDDWKDALENLHSTNNFPEFTGRACPAPCEAACVLNISDDPVGIKSIELSIIERGWQEGWVRPEPPAELSGHAVAVVGSGPAGLAAAQQLARAGHRVTVFEKNDRIGGLLRYGIPDFKLEKRHIDRRVEQMEAEGVTFRTGVLVGEWKESSGVVNLSRKVVTPAELRAQFGAVLLAGGAEAPRELELPGRDLAGIHHAMQFLTAHNRNVAGDAVAGAPSAQGKQVVVIGGGDTGSDCIGTSWRQGAAGVTQFIRRPDLPGPDRLLTWPDMPLTAVYSSSHEEGGERAFATVPKEFVGEGGRVTGVRTVQAGLQGGQLAEVPGTERVYPADLVLLAIGFERPVAHLLESFGVAQDRRGHALAGDGEVGGYVTSVPGVFAAGDVRRGASLIVWAIREGRQAARAIDQFLMGESRLPR
- the rpe gene encoding ribulose-phosphate 3-epimerase; the encoded protein is MTDAAAARPPVLLSPSLLACDFARLGEELHTLEQAGVPWAHVDVMDGMFVPNISFGLPILAAARRVSPLYMDVHLMIEQPERYLRDFAEAGADGLTVQVESTRHIHRAVGQIRELGKRAGVTLNPGTPLEAIRPVLADVDLVLVMSVNPGFGGQKFIPASVERVREVRRMLDDIGSQADLQVDGGVTAQNARALVDAGATNLVAGSAIFGAEGGAAAGVQAFRDALA
- a CDS encoding 2-phosphosulfolactate phosphatase, with the translated sequence MSRRLSVSLLPTLLPPQAAGTALVIDVLRATTTATTFLEHGAAAVMFAPDIATAHAARQSVGENVRLAGERGGVRVEGFDLGNSPLDAAAQDWTGHTVVMNTTNGTGAAHLAARHAERVLLACLRNAPAAAARALESDGDISIICAGTDGQVSLDDCFTAGVLVGEFLRLGEFLPNDSAQMTLALLDRWPDPLAALEASRHGQRLLHLGDTRADLADLARDVAFCAELGVSDCVPELREQVADGLVFR
- the nspC gene encoding carboxynorspermidine decarboxylase, producing the protein MTELPADLTLPEVTDPASVDWQSIPSPAFVLDESRLRRNLALISYVQEKSGAQIIVAFKGFSMWSTFPILREYGITGATASSLNEVILADEEMQGEVHAYAPAYSEEDFPEILRRSDHIVFNSVQQWERFAEQVEATRQEGRTIHAGIRVNPEYAEVETDLYNPAGPFSRLGVTRREFPDTLPAGIDGLHFHTLCEKDSDTLERTLEVLEEKFGEFLASEQIKWVNFGGGHLMTREGYDIERLIRVVRAFREKWNVHVILEPGSAFGWQTGWLVSSVLDVVHNVKDAVLLDVSVSAHMPDVLEMPYRPRILGAGDPPSDDHREAEDVPAGHPYIIGGTTCLAGDVVGEYVFPQPLKVGSRVVFDDMIHYTMVKTTFFNGVKHPDIGILHADGSYERVKVFGYEEFKAKLS
- a CDS encoding MGMT family protein, with translation MPRNPEFRRRILELVAQIPRGKVMTYGQLALLAGQPGAARQAGYVMNSLQGTEHGLPWQRVVNAQGRVSTGKIGLGDLQLALLINDGVEFDSSGRLDLAARQWWPPETPQAASASLFTE